The sequence below is a genomic window from Terriglobales bacterium.
CAGGAGCCGACGTAGTCGAGGTAGGAGTTGCCGTCGGCGTCGAACATGCGCGCGCCCTGGCCGCGCACGATGAAGGGCGGATCGCCACCCACGGCGCGGAAGGCGCGCACCGGCGAGTCCACCCCGCCGGGGATCACCTGCTCGGCGCGCTGCTGCAGCTTGCGGGACTGTTCGAGCTTGCGGGGCATGGGAGTCCCTAAATATACCAGCCGCGGATTGCCGTAGCGCCGCCGTCTCGGCGGCTGTCGCGCGGGCGTCCCGCCCGCGTCCCTGAGGGCGAGACGCCCTCGGGGCAGACCGGCAGGATGCCGGGGCTACGACTTCGCCATCACCAGCAGCATGACCAGCGGGGTCTTGGCGAAGATGCCGTGGGGCAGGTTGGGGGCCATGTGGGCGAGCGAGCCCGCCTTGGCCTCCAGCATGTCCTCGCCCAGCTTCAACCGCGCCTCGCCCTTCAGGAAGTAGAGCACCGCGGGCACGGGCGCG
It includes:
- a CDS encoding cupin domain-containing protein, with amino-acid sequence MATNYAFLPELLSEVEIPSKGILSRTLHNDERVRIVLFGFAAGEELSAHTAPVPAVLYFLKGEARLKLGEDMLEAKAGSLAHMAPNLPHGIFAKTPLVMLLVMAKS